The Streptomyces sp. HUAS CB01 genome has a segment encoding these proteins:
- a CDS encoding VOC family protein has protein sequence MALEWEQVLVHSEDPVALGHWWAEALGWVVVHSSADEFEIRPAPDRLPGLDFVRLDESKKAKSRLHLDFRPDDQDAEVARLVAHGAQRVDIGQGDQPWVVLADPEGNEFCVLGPRRQ, from the coding sequence ATGGCCTTGGAATGGGAACAGGTGCTCGTCCACTCGGAAGATCCGGTGGCCTTGGGTCATTGGTGGGCCGAGGCACTCGGCTGGGTGGTGGTCCACTCCTCCGCCGACGAGTTCGAGATCCGCCCGGCGCCGGATCGCCTGCCGGGGTTGGACTTCGTCCGGCTCGACGAGAGCAAGAAGGCCAAGAGCCGGCTGCATCTCGACTTCAGGCCCGACGACCAGGACGCCGAGGTGGCCCGTCTGGTGGCTCACGGCGCACAGCGTGTCGACATCGGCCAGGGCGATCAGCCGTGGGTCGTGCTGGCGGACCCCGAAGGCAACGAGTTCTGCGTCCTCGGCCCGCGGCGTCAGTGA
- a CDS encoding ABC transporter substrate-binding protein: protein MKQRVRFPRAAVTGGVTLAMVLSLSACGGGSDDAAGRADEIHVLVYGDATNKVEKQLVETFNKTSKVKAVLDTIPGADYQAKLQTIINSKQAPDVFFNWGGGSIKPFVDAGLLMPLDDFIAKDPGLESNFLPSVFNTAEVDGKAYGVPMRGTQPVMLFHNKKVLREAGVSAPTTWDELLAAVKTLKAKGVTPIALGGGDKWPTQMWFQYVYDRVAGPELFRKALSGDKSAWESADSKKALGMIKELVDAGAFGTNYDSVKFTDGGSPALLATGKAAFELMGSWEYATQQDAHPDFAASDLGYGTFPTVAGGKGDPANLAGNTNNFYSVLKRTKHPEAVAEFLKLQYSDEFVKAQLGVGNLPTTTNTPDFLDTSANPAYSKYQYDLVAKAPAFQLSWDQAYPPAATTTIHTAVQQFFNGQIDADGFIASMQSLPAA, encoded by the coding sequence ATGAAGCAACGCGTACGGTTCCCCCGGGCCGCCGTCACCGGCGGTGTGACGCTGGCCATGGTGCTCTCACTGTCCGCGTGCGGCGGCGGCTCCGACGACGCGGCAGGCCGGGCCGACGAGATCCACGTCCTCGTCTACGGCGACGCGACCAACAAGGTCGAGAAGCAACTGGTCGAGACCTTCAACAAGACCTCGAAGGTGAAGGCGGTCCTCGACACCATCCCCGGCGCGGACTACCAGGCCAAGCTGCAGACGATCATCAACAGCAAGCAGGCCCCCGACGTCTTCTTCAACTGGGGCGGCGGCAGCATCAAGCCGTTCGTCGACGCCGGACTGCTGATGCCGCTGGACGACTTCATCGCCAAGGACCCCGGGCTCGAGTCCAACTTCCTCCCCTCGGTGTTCAACACCGCCGAGGTCGACGGCAAGGCGTACGGCGTGCCGATGCGCGGCACCCAGCCCGTGATGCTCTTCCACAACAAGAAGGTCCTGCGGGAGGCGGGCGTCTCCGCGCCCACGACCTGGGACGAGCTCCTCGCGGCCGTGAAGACCCTCAAGGCCAAGGGCGTCACCCCGATCGCCCTCGGCGGCGGCGACAAGTGGCCCACCCAGATGTGGTTCCAGTACGTCTACGACCGCGTCGCCGGACCCGAGCTGTTCCGCAAGGCCCTCTCCGGCGACAAGAGCGCCTGGGAGAGCGCCGACAGCAAGAAGGCGCTGGGCATGATCAAGGAGCTGGTCGACGCCGGCGCCTTCGGCACCAACTACGACTCGGTGAAGTTCACCGACGGCGGTTCGCCGGCGCTGCTGGCCACCGGAAAGGCCGCGTTCGAGCTGATGGGCTCGTGGGAGTACGCGACCCAGCAGGACGCCCACCCCGACTTCGCCGCGAGCGACCTGGGCTACGGCACGTTCCCGACCGTCGCGGGCGGCAAGGGCGACCCGGCCAACCTCGCCGGGAACACCAACAACTTCTACTCCGTGCTGAAGCGGACCAAGCACCCCGAGGCGGTCGCCGAGTTCCTGAAGCTCCAGTACTCGGACGAGTTCGTGAAGGCGCAGCTCGGCGTCGGCAACCTGCCCACCACCACGAACACCCCGGACTTCCTCGACACCTCCGCCAACCCGGCGTACTCGAAGTACCAGTACGACCTGGTCGCCAAGGCACCCGCCTTCCAGCTCTCCTGGGACCAGGCCTACCCGCCGGCCGCGACCACCACGATCCACACGGCCGTCCAGCAGTTCTTCAACGGCCAGATCGACGCGGACGGCTTCATCGCGTCGATGCAGTCCCTGCCCGCGGCATGA
- a CDS encoding carbohydrate ABC transporter permease gives MRTRPNVLAGFGSLVWLFLVGLPLYVMLIATFQSRADYAANGPLAFPERFTLDNYVNDLNEGFGQYFLNTVIVTVSVVGIVLLLVPPLSYAIVRSRGRTTTAVFRLFLLGLAIPSQAVIVPMFYVISQAGLYDNLIGVILPTAAFAMPVCALILTGVMRDITPDLYEAMAMDGASSRRIFLQLVVPLSRSGLSTVVVFSALQAWNGFLFPLVLTQSAETKVITMGLYDFQTEHGVDIPGLLAAVVLSMLPILLVYLFARRALVQGLMGVGGK, from the coding sequence ATGCGGACCCGCCCGAACGTCCTCGCCGGATTCGGCTCGCTGGTCTGGCTCTTCCTGGTCGGCCTCCCGCTGTACGTGATGCTGATCGCCACGTTCCAGAGCCGGGCCGACTACGCGGCGAACGGCCCGCTCGCCTTCCCCGAGCGCTTCACCCTCGACAACTACGTCAACGACCTCAACGAGGGCTTCGGGCAGTACTTCCTCAACACGGTGATCGTCACCGTGTCGGTGGTGGGCATCGTCCTGCTCCTCGTCCCGCCGCTGTCGTACGCGATCGTCAGGAGCCGGGGCCGGACCACCACCGCCGTCTTCCGGCTGTTCCTGCTCGGCCTCGCGATCCCCTCGCAGGCCGTCATCGTCCCCATGTTCTACGTCATCAGCCAGGCCGGGCTCTACGACAACCTCATCGGCGTCATCCTGCCGACCGCGGCCTTCGCGATGCCGGTGTGCGCGCTGATCCTCACCGGTGTCATGCGTGACATCACACCGGATCTGTACGAGGCGATGGCCATGGACGGCGCCTCGTCCCGGCGCATCTTCCTCCAGCTGGTGGTCCCGCTCTCCCGGAGCGGACTGTCGACGGTCGTCGTCTTCTCGGCGCTCCAGGCATGGAACGGCTTCCTCTTCCCGCTCGTCCTGACCCAGTCCGCGGAGACCAAGGTCATCACCATGGGGCTCTACGACTTCCAGACCGAGCACGGGGTCGACATCCCCGGACTGCTCGCCGCCGTGGTCCTCTCCATGCTGCCCATCCTGCTCGTCTACCTGTTCGCCCGTCGTGCCCTGGTCCAGGGGCTGATGGGAGTCGGAGGAAAGTGA
- a CDS encoding carbohydrate ABC transporter permease has protein sequence MTTATAPAVDSEQTERTAPPRGRSASEVGRPGFAWAAPAAVFFGLFAIVPLALVVVLSFAGWDGLGPPRFVGLDNWKKLLDDPVMLESLWLSVLLTGLGVLVQTPIALLLGVWAAGHQRNRAVLSAVYFVPLLLSVTAVSVLWRAVLDPNFGVPSQARWLFGDGNLLGTQAGAIGVLAFVGAWQFTPLHTLIYQGAARAIPKVLYQAAEIDGAGRYRRFFHITLPQLRNSIITSTILMVVGGLTTFDTVLILTQGGPGTDTTISAYYMYQKAFKSFDFGAGAAVALLLVLVATVISLVLVRLSGYDRMRSTMEGL, from the coding sequence ATGACCACTGCCACAGCGCCCGCCGTGGACAGCGAGCAGACCGAGCGGACCGCGCCGCCCCGCGGCAGGTCCGCCTCGGAAGTGGGCCGTCCGGGCTTCGCCTGGGCGGCACCCGCCGCCGTCTTCTTCGGACTCTTCGCGATCGTCCCGCTCGCCCTGGTCGTCGTGCTGTCCTTCGCCGGCTGGGACGGCCTCGGCCCGCCGAGGTTCGTCGGCCTCGACAACTGGAAGAAGCTCCTCGACGACCCCGTGATGCTGGAGAGCCTCTGGCTGAGCGTGCTGCTCACCGGACTCGGCGTGCTCGTCCAGACCCCGATCGCCCTTCTGCTCGGCGTCTGGGCGGCGGGCCACCAGCGCAACCGGGCCGTGCTGTCCGCCGTCTACTTCGTCCCGCTGCTGCTCTCGGTCACCGCCGTGTCGGTGCTCTGGAGGGCCGTGCTCGACCCCAACTTCGGTGTGCCGTCGCAGGCGAGGTGGCTGTTCGGCGACGGCAACCTGCTCGGCACGCAGGCCGGCGCCATCGGGGTGCTGGCGTTCGTCGGCGCCTGGCAGTTCACGCCGCTGCACACGCTCATCTACCAGGGGGCCGCCCGCGCGATACCCAAGGTCCTCTACCAGGCCGCCGAGATCGACGGCGCCGGCCGGTACCGCCGGTTCTTCCACATCACCCTGCCGCAGCTGCGCAACAGCATCATCACCTCGACGATCCTGATGGTGGTGGGCGGACTGACGACCTTCGACACCGTGCTCATCCTCACCCAGGGCGGCCCCGGCACGGACACCACGATCAGCGCGTACTACATGTACCAAAAGGCCTTCAAGAGCTTCGACTTCGGGGCGGGCGCCGCGGTGGCGCTGCTGCTCGTCCTCGTCGCCACCGTCATCTCCCTCGTCCTGGTCCGGCTGTCCGGATACGACAGGATGCGCAGCACCATGGAGGGCCTGTGA
- a CDS encoding LacI family DNA-binding transcriptional regulator — MRDDEEMGRITLAQVAEKAGVSISTVSKVLNGRQDVAAPTRVKVERLLETHAYRRTARSSREAPLVEIVFHELDSIWAMELIRGVENVAKANQASVVLTESGTRHSPAPDWVEGVLQRRPIGVVLVFSALPQEVKQQLRARSIPFVIIDPAGDPDPDVPSVGSANWNGGLAATRHLIELGHRRIGIITGPEDMLCSLARLDGYRSAMSMAGLEAGPGLVRYGDFHVEGGFDRAMEMLRLPEPPTAIFAGSDLQALGVLEAARVNGLRVPHDLSVVGYDDVPVARWSSPALTTVHQPLRQMAEEAAQMLLRLRTEEPSATRLELATSLVVRNSTAAPATRD, encoded by the coding sequence ATGCGCGATGACGAGGAGATGGGCCGGATCACCCTGGCTCAGGTGGCCGAGAAGGCGGGCGTCTCCATTTCGACAGTTTCGAAAGTGCTCAACGGCCGCCAGGACGTGGCGGCACCGACCCGGGTCAAGGTGGAGCGCCTCCTCGAGACGCACGCCTACCGCCGCACGGCCAGGTCGTCCCGCGAGGCGCCGCTCGTCGAGATCGTCTTCCACGAGCTGGACAGCATCTGGGCGATGGAGCTGATCCGCGGCGTGGAGAACGTCGCCAAGGCCAACCAGGCCAGCGTGGTGCTCACCGAGAGCGGCACCCGCCACTCGCCGGCCCCCGACTGGGTCGAGGGCGTCCTCCAGCGGCGGCCCATCGGTGTGGTGCTGGTCTTCTCCGCCCTCCCGCAGGAGGTCAAGCAGCAGCTCCGGGCACGGTCCATTCCTTTCGTGATCATCGATCCGGCCGGTGACCCCGACCCCGACGTACCGTCCGTCGGCTCGGCCAACTGGAACGGCGGGCTCGCGGCCACCCGGCATCTGATCGAGCTCGGGCACCGGCGGATCGGCATCATCACCGGGCCGGAGGACATGCTGTGCTCCCTGGCCCGGCTCGACGGCTACCGCTCGGCCATGAGCATGGCCGGGCTGGAGGCCGGCCCCGGTCTCGTCCGCTACGGCGACTTCCACGTGGAGGGCGGCTTCGACCGGGCCATGGAGATGCTCCGCCTGCCCGAGCCCCCCACCGCGATCTTCGCCGGGAGCGATCTGCAGGCCCTCGGCGTGCTGGAGGCGGCACGCGTCAACGGGCTGCGCGTCCCGCACGACCTCTCCGTCGTCGGCTACGACGACGTGCCGGTCGCCCGCTGGTCGAGCCCCGCCCTGACCACGGTCCACCAGCCGCTCCGGCAGATGGCGGAGGAGGCGGCGCAGATGCTGCTCAGACTGCGGACCGAGGAACCCTCCGCCACCAGGCTGGAACTCGCGACGAGTCTCGTCGTCCGCAACAGCACGGCGGCGCCGGCGACGCGGGACTGA